Proteins from one Cervus canadensis isolate Bull #8, Minnesota chromosome 25, ASM1932006v1, whole genome shotgun sequence genomic window:
- the IL26 gene encoding interleukin-26: MWVSCILRSGLLFVTLSLAIAKQKQSPFAESCYPRGTLSQAVDTLYVKAASLRATIPEDHIKNIRLLKKKTKKLFMKNCRFQEQLLSFFMEDVFGQLQLQVCKEMHFVEEFHSLRQKLSRCISCASSAREMKSITRMKRTFYEIGKKGIYKAISELDILLSWIKQFLESIK, encoded by the exons ATGTGGGTGAGTTGCATTTTGAGATCTGGGTTGCTGTTTGTCACCCTGTCTCTTGCCATTGCTAAGCAGAAGCAATCACCCTTTGCCGAAAGTTGTTACCCAAGGGGAACCCTGTCCCAAGCTGTTGATACGCTCTATGTCAAGGCAGCAAGCCTCAGAGCAACGATTCCA GAAGATCACATAAAAAATATAcgattattaaaaaagaaaacaaaaaagctatTTATG AAAAACTGCAGATTCCAGGAACAACTTCTGTCCTTCTTCATGGAAGATGTTTTTGGTCAACTCCAGTTACAAGTTTGCAAGGAAATGCACTTTGTGGAAGAATTTCATAGCCTTAGGCAGAAATTGAGCCGTTGT ATTTCCTGTGCTTCATCAGCTAGAGAGATGAAATCCATTACCAggatgaaaagaacattttatgAG ATTGGAAAGAAAGGAATCTACAAAGCCATCAGTGAACTGGATATTCTTCTTTCCTGGATTAAACAATTCTTGGAAAGTATTAAGTAA